A stretch of DNA from Triticum dicoccoides isolate Atlit2015 ecotype Zavitan chromosome 2A, WEW_v2.0, whole genome shotgun sequence:
ACTCCAACTGTCACGACGAGATTtttgaaactagatctcatgtttgtACGTAATTTATCAAGTCTGTTGTGCGTATATTGCCATGTTATTTACAGATAAATTATTGGAGGTATGTTTTCAATAACATTTCTCTTCCTGTCAAAAAGTTACCACGCTCTATGGTGCGCAATTTACAATGTATTTTACAAATATGTTGTTGAGGGTATGTTTTCCATATTTTTTCTCTTCGGGTTAAAAGTTAGCATACTGTTTGTATCTAAGTTATCAGGCTTCATTTCGTATATTACTGTGCTATTTACATATAAGTCATTGGGGTATATTTCAACAACAAAAATCCTCGGGTCAAAGTTACCACGACTTTTTATACATAAGTTATAAGGCCTGTGGTTTGTATATTACCAAATTATTTACGCAGAAGTCACAAGGGGTATGTTTTCAATAACTTTTTTCCCCTGGTCAAAGTTATCACAGTGCTTGTATATAAGTTATCATGTCTGTGATGCATGTATTATCATGTTACTTACACAGAAATTATCGGGTTATATTTTAACAAACATTTTTCCCTGGGTCAAAAGTTACCATGACGTTTCTACGTAAATTATCAGGTCTATGTGTGTAAACTACTATGATGTTTACACATAATTTATTGGGATATGTTTAAACAATTTTTTCACCGGATGAAAATTACCACGGTGTTTCTAGGCGTAAGTTATCTGGAGTTATCATGTCTTTTAACtagaaaaaatgaaagaaaatgtTCAAACAAGagaaagaaaattttggtcaacaacaaagaaaagaaatacaaaTATTTTTCCAACATCGCATTCAATGTGGTAAAAAAGAACTTCCTAACCAATCATACAAGAAAGATCTGGACACTATTGACAACAACTAATGGTGGGTGAGTTGGCTAGCTCGATACACCATATTTCAAGAGGTCGTGCTTTCGATCAgccttaataataataataataataataataatctgcTTTTTTGAGGGGTTAATAAGGATCTGTTTAAGGATTTGCTTGTATTAGAGGGCTCCTATGTGTTGCTCAGTTCGTTTAATAGGGTGCACGACCACATGGGACACCGACTGGGCCTACCCGCAGTACTGTAGCGGTACACTATAGCGCGCGATACTGTATTGGTTTACTATAGCAATTTATCTCCACGCGTAGTTAACTGTATGAACTGTATAATTGAAAGAAAAAAACATTTCCTGAAACATGTTTTTTTGATAATTTAAAATTCCATACATTTTCTGAAAAACACagtcaattatgaaattctgaactatatttgaatttgagaacatttttataaatttttgaatattttctgaaacttgtaaACAATTTTGTGAATTGTGAATTTTTTTAGAAACAACGATTTaataaaaacatgaacattttgaaattccaaacattttcaaaaaatgtgacatgttttttgaatttccaaaaaaatccaaaaatgtgtACAATGTTTGAAAAACTTGTTTTTTCTGCAATTCCAACAATTTTTCGTTTTTTTTTTAAatctttgatttttttaaattgtgATTTgatgaaaaagaaacaaaaaactacAAAGAAACAAGTAAAACTAGGGAAGGGAAAAACAGGCAAAAAGCTGTCTGGAACCATCCAAAAGGTTGCCAAACCGGGATATGTGAAACATATAGTAGATTAAAATGGGCCGACCCATCTCACAACGCCTTGCGCAGCTCCTTGTGCATTTGATTCTCAAAAAAAAGCTCCATGTGCATTTGGTCGACAATCGTTCACAGTAAACGTCACATAAGATTCACCCTTGTCTTAGGCCTCCATATATATTCTCACATTCATGAGTTTTAGACTTTATTTTTGTTTAGACATTGTTTAGCTTTGCTACAATTTACATCTGCGAGACGTGTAGGACTACCGCTTTATTCAGATTCTCTATCAAGAACCCCGCCTTTACCCCGCGCTTAATCTATATTCGCAATTCAGATTGCATTGTCATAGTTTTTGCCGGTCCTTCGATTGCTCACGGAAACTCAAACCTCGTTGTTCAGGTTGGTCGTGCGCACGGCAAAGTCAATAACCGTTGGATAATGGTTTAGCGATTGCAGCAGCCAAACACATGCGCGACACTATATCTATAGTGTAGAAAGACTGACTTGTAGCCTCAACTGCTCCACATGTCAGAAGATGAATGGAGCTGGTTGGCGAgaactaaggagcgaaagacagacTAGATTTGTAATAGCACACTGCTTGCTATTTTGAATCCACAATTGGTTACTAATTTGTTAAAGCATCTTAATAAAATTTCAAACATACATAGTATGTACATGTGAACTTTTTAAAGATTTTTTTGAAGCTTCAAATTTTAAATTTTAAAAAAGGCGCCATGGAGCTCGAGCTCCAAAACCCCTCACTCACAAACTTCGCCCTATTCTATACCATTCTGTAATTCCATAAGTTTGTTAGAGAACGTTCAACATACCGACATACCCATGTAAACAAGCATATCATGATTTTTTGCGGGGTAACATGCATATCATGTTCGTTACTTAGCAAACCAGGCAGAATCATTGGGGCCATTTCTTAGCGCTTTCAATCTTGTATGAGCTTAGTGTAGACTTCATATTATGTACACAATCTCATGATTACTGCCCATCATTGCAACTACAATCACATAATGATGGAATCGGTACAGCACTAAAACCGCGTGCAAAGCAGCTGACAGCTCAAATTAATTCCAGAAAAGCGAACTTGGAGGACTGATTCATGGTACAATGGTACGCATGTGTAATCTCTTTGCTCATTTCTTAATTCGCCAGTTTTGCTTTTTCTATACTAGAAGCATCTGATCACATCCAGTTGCCATTGCAAAGCAGTTGACAGCTCAAATTAATTTCAATGAAAGCGAACTTGTTGGACCAGTTCTTGGTACAATGGTACGCATGTGTTAACCTCTTTGCTCATTTCTTAATTCACCGGTTTATCCTTTGTTAATGCCAGAACCATCTGTTCACATCCACTTGCCAATGCCAGTTATCATGCCCTGCTTACAAGATATATAGAGCTCGATCACATGCAGTGCTCAAAGACACCAAGGAGAGATGGGCAGCCATTACAGGTTCAGACTGTCCCATCTCGTGCCAAACTCTTGGTTCTACAAGCTGAGGGACATGAAGAGACCCAGACCACCAAGCCAACCAAGAAGCTCTACAGCTACAAGAACACCAAGGAGATCATCATCAAGCCACTACTACTGCCATGGAACCAGCACCCCAAAACCTCTTCCATTACCACCACACCAATCCTACTCCTCCTACCTACAACTACGAGCAAAGAAAATGCCACCGGAGAAGCTGCGCCTCTCTCCTCTCTGCCTCAGCCCAAAGGCAACAAACATCCGATTCCCCAACGATCGTCATCAGTCACCATCTTCGAGAagtgccgccgccgtcgtcgtcgacgATTTTCAAGGCTTGCAACTACGTCCGATTCGCACAAGGCCAGCGCCAATCGCGTCGAGAAGTGCGCACCACAGCACGACCGCAAGCAGTACgtgcccgagctcgccgaggcttaGGAGCAGAAGGATTCGTCTTTCCAGCAGTGGCTGTTGCAGAGTTAGCACCAGGTGCACTGGTCgccggagaagcgcgaggaggagcatcgccgtcgtggtggcgtcgacggaccCGCACAAGGACTTCAGGGAGAGCATGGTGGAGATGATCGTCGGGACCGACATGCGCGGAGCAGAGGCTCTGAGGGACCTCCTTGATTGCTATCTGTCGTTGAACTCGAGGGAGTACCATGGAGTAATCACGGAGGCGTTCAGGGGAATCTGGCTCCAGATTATCCGTGACGGTGTTGAGATATGAGGAACAATTCCGAGCTGTAAATCAAGTGTTGTTGGGATGTACAGATCTGTGAATAATGTGTATGTGCCGCTTGAGTTGTCTGTGTGTGATATACTAATACTCCTACTTTTCTACTGTATTTGTCATTGTGTTAATTTGTAGCGGTAATAAATCGATATGTGTAAGGGGCTTTCGAAAAATATATATCCAACTTTTGTTTTCTGATAACTATTCCGAACACCTGGTTTGTAGGAGTTTTGTAGTAATTCTATATTGATATGATTTCTAAAGGAAAATTTCCTGAAGAGCCATTTGGTTTGTAGGAATAGATTTTGTTACTATGTAAGATTGCTTCCCATCCTTCACATTTCAATGGAAAAAACATTAGCTTAGACCTAATGAAAAAAGTTCTTATCCTATGAACCAAGTGGCGTCTCTTTTCTATAGAaactgagatacatgtcatctcattctcTTTGGCTTTTCTATTCCCATGATTTTCCAACCCATGAACCAAAGAAGGCATAGGCCCAGTTCTTTTCGCATAGGATTCTGCAGAATCAAGATTCTGGAAAATTCTCCCAGAATATGCTTCCCCCAGAATTTGACGTCGAGTTCTTTTCTGAGATTGTAGTTTGAGATTCTAAAAAGACTTGTGTGATGAAATGTCTGTACTACTCTTCAAGAGAAGGGACGTCGTCTAGCTGCAGCTTCGAGGTGGAAGGGACGCGCCGTCAACAGTTGGTACAAAGGGGTGCGCGGGCCGCTTCTGGTGGCAGAGGGACAGAGGGGTGGCTGGGGTGACAGAGGAAGATGGGCTGCGGCAGGAGATAAGACCGGCAGCGACGGAGACCGGGCTGCTGGCGGCCCTGAGGTCCGGGATGGCGAGGCGCCGGCGACTGCGTTGGAAACCTAGCTGGCCCTGCTCGATTTCGAGCGATGCGAAACACATCAAGGCCCAGGCGCTAATTTTCTTCTGTACATGACATGGGTGGCTCGGTGGCATTCTCGCCGTAATAACCTACTGCAATAGAGCACTCTTTTAATTCTAACTATTTTCTTTTGAGGGACTAGACAAAATCCCGAGATTGAGAATCCAACTATTTTGATGATTTTGGATTGCACTAGGATTCTGCAAAATCCTCTAAGATTTTGAAGAGGCAATCGAGTTCTTTTGGCTCAAAAAATTTCAGACCGAGATTCTCTGTAATCTGCTCAAAAGAACTGGGCCCTAGTATCTTCGGCAATCCTGGCAGATTATTCTGGCAATCCCATGAGTCCAGCTCTAAGTAGGAAAGCTTCAAGGAGATTCTTCGCaaaattaagaaaaatatattGAACATCAAGACTTGTCATAAGTTCGCCAAGGATGTCAAGGACATCAAGAACAAATTCAAGAAGGTTATCAAGAGATATGCAATGTACAATTATGTATCAAAGCCCTTTGTCTTTGAAGATCTTGTTTTACTACCAGCGACACTGTCAGTGGCAGAGCTATGCCATAATTTCTGGTGGGGTGGGGGAGATAAAATGTGAACACCTAGAGGGCAAAAGGCTAAATTTTCATCAATCTTTTCCATCTATTTTTTTCTTCACAGATTTGTCCAAGGCTGGGGgcaatgccccccccccccgccccattGAAATCTCCCTTAACTTTTGACACATGACTTTGCACGATATATAAAGATGCATCAGATCTTGTCGGAATCAATCCCCCGAGAGATGAGCTTGTGAGGTTGTTGATTGATAAGGGAGGTGAATCGACAAATCAGGTCAAAGTTGTCTCTACTGTTGGAACTGTGCGTTAGGTAAGATGACCCTTGCTAGACAAGTATACAACAAGCTTGGAGCAAACTTTGACTACCAAGCTTTCGTGTCGATCTCACACAGCCCTAACATGACAAGGATCTTGAGTTCTATATTATTCAAATTGTGCAACCGAGACCAGGATCATGCTGGAGTGGCCGAGCAGGGAATCCGAAACTCCTCATTCAACAAATTAGAAAATTTGTCAAAACAAAAAGGTATGCAATATTGTAATTACTGCAGGTCATGCTTGCAGAAATTTTCAAGAAAATATATTACACAACTCTTGGTTAGATTGTTGTTGGTTGGGGCATAGTCTCTCGATGTAGTTACTACTTTTATAATCTTTCAAATTTATAAACGGCACATATCATTTTAGTTATATATATCGGGAATGTTTTTTCCTGGCTTCAACCATCCCTTGCCCGTTGTCGTTTGCCAAGATATTTGATGATCAATACTGATTCAATTTATCGAATACCACCAAGTTTAATTCTCTATATCGTAATAAAATTGATTTTGTACATTATATCATGTGTATCCCTGTTGACTATTGTTACTTAATCTGAAATTTTCTTCCAAATTATATgatatttttcatttttattcATATTGAATGTTTAAATGGTGTTTCCATGCATGCCATTTCCTTTACCATGTGCTTGAGGTGTGTGATGTTGTCATACTAATTTGGTATATGAGTAAGAAAGCTTCAAGGATTTTTTAGCAAAAGCATGAAAAACATAGCAGAGATCAAGAGTAATTTTTTGGGGAAGTTAAGAGAAGACACCAAGACTAGACATACTAATTTGATAACAGACATCTAGATTCGCCATAAGATCGCCAAGGATATCAAAGACATCAAGAGCAAGTCAAGGAAATGGCGGAGAGACATGAAAGGTCAAGGATGGTGTGGAgaacagaaggaaatatgccctagaggcaataataaagttgttattttatatttctttattcatgataaaggtctattattcatgctagaattgtattgatcggaaacttaaatacatatgtggatacataaacaaatactatgtccctagtaacactctactagactagctcgttgatcaaagatggataaggtttcctaaccatagacatgtgttgtcatttgataacgggatcacatcattagaagaatgatgtgatggacaagacccatccgttagcttagcatattgatcgttcagtttattgctattgatttcttcatgtcaaatacttattccttcgactgtgagattatacaactcccggataccggaggaataccttgtgtgctatcaaaggtcacaacataactgggtgatcataaagatgctctatatgtatcttcgaaggtgtttgttgagttggcatagatcgagattaggatttgtcactccgagtatcggagaggtatctctgggccctctcggtaatacacattataagcttgcaagaaaatgataaaggagttagtcacaaggtgatgtattacggaacgagtaaagagacttgccgataacgagattgaactaggtatgaagataccaacaatcaaatctcgggcaagtaacataccgatggacaaagggaattacgtatgttgtcataacagttcgacctataaagatctttgtagaatatgtaggagccaatatggtcatccaagttcctctattggttattgaccgaagaggtgcctcggtcatgtctacatagttctcgaacccgtatagggtctgcacgcttaacgtccgttgacgatatagtgtaatatgacttatatgttttggtgaccgaatgtcattcggagtcccggatgagatcacggacatgacgaggagtctcgaaatggtcaagaggtaaagattgatatataggacgatggtatttggacacggaagtgtttcgggacgtaccgggaaggaatcgggtcaccggaaggggttccgggcacccccccggcaagatatgggccttatgggacaaaggaggggacagaccagcccacaaggggctgatgCACCCCCTCCCTTGTTTGGCCAGCCCTTGGGAAGGAAAAGGGgcagggctag
This window harbors:
- the LOC119359758 gene encoding transcription repressor OFP1-like yields the protein MGSHYRFRLSHLVPNSWFYKLRDMKRPRPPSQPRSSTATRTPRRSSSSHYYCHGTSTPKPLPLPPHQSYSSYLQLRAKKMPPEKLRLSPLCLSPKATNIRFPNDRHQSPSSRSAAAVVVDDFQGLQLRPIRTRPAPIASRSAHHSTTASSTCPSSPRLRSRRIRLSSSGCCRVSTRCTGRRRSARRSIAVVVASTDPHKDFRESMVEMIVGTDMRGAEALRDLLDCYLSLNSREYHGVITEAFRGIWLQIIRDGVEI